A stretch of DNA from Scleropages formosus chromosome 13, fSclFor1.1, whole genome shotgun sequence:
TAGCGCCACAGATGCTGACGAAGGAGCAAACGGTCAAGTGACGTATGAATTCAGTCGAATTTCTGATGAAGAGATTAATTTGTTTCGCCTTAACCATGAAACTGGAGAAATAACGTTAACCGGACCGATGGATTTCGAAGAAGAATCTCAGTATGAAATGCGTATTGAGGGGAAAGACGGGGCTGGACTCGCTTCTCAGACTAAAGTTATAATAGATGTCGTTGATGTGAACGACAATGCTCCAGTGATATTTATTAAGTCTCTGAACATCCCCATTCCTGAGAATGTGTTAGCGGGCACGGAAGTGGGTATCATTAATGTTCAGGACAAGGACTCTGAGCAAAATCGACAGGTGCGCTGTTCCATACAGGAGAATGTTCCATTTAAGTTAATTCCGTCTatcaaaaattattattcaataGTAACTAGCGGTCCATTGGATCGTGAGCTAGTGTCAGATTATAACATTACAGTAACTGCAGTCGATGGGGGTTCTCCGCCTTTGTCTACCTCTAAATTTCTACTGTTGTCTCTTATGGACATTAATGACAATTCGCCAGAATTTGAAGAACAATCCTACAGCGCTTATGTGAGTGAAAATAACAAACCTGGCTCGTCTGTTTGTTCTGTTAAAGCGAGAGACCCGGATTGGAGACAAAATGGTACCGTTTTCTACTCTCTTCTGCCCAGTCAAGTCAAAGGTGTTCCAGTGTCCGCGTTTTTATCCATTAATGGAGAGACGGGAGTGATCCATTCCGTGAGATCATTTGATTACGAGCAGTTCAGAAGCTTCAAAGCCCACGTTGTAGCCAGAGACAATGGTTCTCCTCCACTCAGCAGCAACGTCACTGTGAGCGTCTACATAACAGACCAGAATGATAACTCTCCACAGATATTATATCCAGCTCCACCGGGGAACTCTTTCATGACTGAGATGGTTCCCAAAGCTGCTCACGCGGGCTCCCTGGTTTCCAAGGTGATCGCAGTGGATGGGGACTCTGGACAGAACGCCTGGTTGTCCTATCAGATTGCGAAATCCACTGATCCTGGACTTTTCATTATTGGTCTCCACAGTGGAGAGATCAGGTTGCAGCGGGATGTTGCTGAGTCTGACAGCATGAAGCAGAACCTTGTTATTTCAGTGAAAGATAATGGACAACCTTCTCTTTCTACAACATGTGCAGTTTATCTGCTTATTTCGGATGATTTGTCTGATGTTCCTGAACTGAAAGACACGCCACATGACGACAGAAATTCTAAATTAACATCGTATTTGATTATCGCTCTTGTCTCCGTCTCTACTTTCTTCTTAACTTTCATTATTCTTGTTGTGGCCGTGAGGATTTGCCACAGGAGGAAGCCAAGAATGTTTGACGGAGCAGTCGCCATTCCCAGCGCATATTTTCCTCCTGGTTACGCAGAGGTGGATGGAGCAGGAACACTGCGCAGTTCGTACAATTATGACACTTACTTAACTACGGGCTCGCGGACCAGCGACTTCAAATTCATCCAAAACTTCAACGATGACACAATGACTTTGGAACAGAGTATGGTGAAATGTCTCAAGGGAAAAACTGACGGAGATGAAACAAACTCGGATCAGCGTGCTACTTTGGTAAatttttctgattatttttatGGCCACTCTTCTTCATTACTTTCCTATTGTTCTTTACAAACCGCTAGTTTATAAAAGTTGTATAACAGCACAACTTTCAAGATATAATTTGGGATTGTTTTTGATGTTATGTTAGATTACATTGCACGGATCCTACGaatttgcatttctttcttcttcttgtgaGTAATTACTTTGCCAGACGTTTAGGCAGGCAAAAATCAATAGACACATTAAATCACACTCAGTTGTAACTGGAAAACCTTGTTGAAATCATTTGTGTTTAAGATCATTTATGATGTCATTGATCAATTTAGCCTCACGCTGTACaatattgtaattttaattttttcttcagtttctttaGCTGTTATTGTGCAGAGATTTCTATCAAGAGACAAAAACTTTCCACGTATTGACAGTTGTCTTTGTGTTTAGTCAGAATGTGACCACTGATCCATTTTACACAATTTCCAAAtaagttttgaaaatgtgcGATCCAGTTTTGTTAGGAACATTATACTCTTTAGCAGTCTTTGCACGAAGGTTATGTAATTGTTTGCTGCAGTATATATTATAGAGCTGATTGAGATGATTATCATGTCATCCCGACGCACTGCTGCCCCAGTGAACCGTACCACAGAGACCGCTTGAGTCAGTATTTTGTGAGGTTAGCTTTTGTGATGGATGGGCTTTGTACgtttgtatttactcatttagctgatatttttctccaaaccgactacctacaatatttacccatttatacgccTGGGTAATCAGTAAAGA
This window harbors:
- the LOC108925318 gene encoding protocadherin gamma-A10-like isoform X18, whose translation is MEHEGIRFTRVKYHLIVLIFTMRFSSGDVSYSIAEEMKPGSVFGNIAKDLGLDVRKLSDRKARLDVDSASKRYCDLNLRTGDLTVAERIDREQLCGQKKACILKFELVLENPLEVNSITVKIDDVNDNSPRFPKDMIRLEIGESVGKGARFPVNEAHDADIGQNAVQTYTLQRNDHFVLATQRSTERGKYVELVLEKELDREQQQEVTLLLTAADGGTPQRSGTVVINITVLDANDNIPVFTQSVYKISLPENSPLGTLVVTVSATDADEGANGQVTYEFSRISDEEINLFRLNHETGEITLTGPMDFEEESQYEMRIEGKDGAGLASQTKVIIDVVDVNDNAPVIFIKSLNIPIPENVLAGTEVGIINVQDKDSEQNRQVRCSIQENVPFKLIPSIKNYYSIVTSGPLDRELVSDYNITVTAVDGGSPPLSTSKFLLLSLMDINDNSPEFEEQSYSAYVSENNKPGSSVCSVKARDPDWRQNGTVFYSLLPSQVKGVPVSAFLSINGETGVIHSVRSFDYEQFRSFKAHVVARDNGSPPLSSNVTVSVYITDQNDNSPQILYPAPPGNSFMTEMVPKAAHAGSLVSKVIAVDGDSGQNAWLSYQIAKSTDPGLFIIGLHSGEIRLQRDVAESDSMKQNLVISVKDNGQPSLSTTCAVYLLISDDLSDVPELKDTPHDDRNSKLTSYLIIALVSVSTFFLTFIILVVAVRICHRRKPRMFDGAVAIPSAYFPPGYAEVDGAGTLRSSYNYDTYLTTGSRTSDFKFIQNFNDDTMTLEQSMVKCLKGKTDGDETNSDQRATLQKPPNADWRFSQNQRPGPSGRCKQNTTQMRWTTNGRTRAAGPPEAAVGTGPWPNPPTEAEQLQALMAAANEVSEATATLGPGTMGLSTRYSPQFTLQHVPDYRQNVYIPGSTATLTANPPQQALPPPQAQAAPPAQADAPKPAQTPASKKKSAKKEKK